One window from the genome of Candidatus Zixiibacteriota bacterium encodes:
- the eno gene encoding phosphopyruvate hydratase, with amino-acid sequence MAHIILIHGREVLDSRGNPTVEVEVLTNDGSFGRAIVPSGASTGAHEALELRDGDKKRYLGKGVLKAVENVNEKIAVPLVDEAIPVTEQRLIDQFLIDLDGTDDKSKLGANAILGVSLACAKAAADYMGTPLYRYLGGTNANLLPVPMMNILNGGSHADNNVDLQEFMVMPAGFDSFSDSLRCGIEIFHNLKKVLHSKGLSTAVGDEGGFAPNLKSNREAIEVIIEAIEKAGYSPGEQVFIALDPAASEFYDDKAKMYNLAGEGRKLSSDEMVDFYEQLSMDFPIISIEDGLAEDDWDGFVKINERIGHRVQIVGDDLFVTNPKRLAKGIELNAANSILIKLNQIGTLTETLDTITMAKLNGMTAVVSHRSGETEDTTISDVVVASAAGQIKTGSGCRTDRIAKYNQLLRIEEELAGTAHFSGMSAFYNLK; translated from the coding sequence ATGGCTCATATAATACTCATTCATGGCAGGGAAGTACTCGATTCACGCGGAAATCCAACGGTTGAGGTCGAAGTCCTCACCAATGACGGCTCGTTCGGACGAGCGATTGTGCCATCGGGCGCATCGACCGGCGCCCACGAGGCGCTCGAACTGCGCGACGGTGACAAGAAACGGTACCTCGGCAAGGGTGTACTCAAGGCTGTCGAAAATGTGAATGAGAAAATCGCGGTTCCTCTTGTGGACGAGGCGATTCCGGTAACTGAGCAACGACTAATCGACCAGTTCCTGATTGATCTCGACGGCACCGACGACAAGTCGAAACTTGGCGCCAACGCTATCCTCGGCGTCTCGCTCGCCTGCGCCAAAGCCGCTGCCGATTACATGGGTACTCCGCTTTACCGGTATCTCGGTGGCACGAATGCCAATCTGCTGCCGGTCCCAATGATGAACATCCTCAACGGCGGATCGCATGCCGACAACAACGTCGATCTGCAGGAATTCATGGTCATGCCTGCAGGATTTGACAGCTTCTCCGATTCACTGAGATGCGGCATAGAAATTTTCCATAATCTCAAGAAAGTCCTCCATTCCAAGGGACTCAGCACCGCTGTTGGCGACGAGGGAGGCTTTGCGCCGAACTTGAAATCGAATCGCGAAGCAATCGAAGTCATAATTGAAGCAATCGAGAAAGCCGGGTACTCTCCGGGCGAGCAGGTGTTCATCGCTCTCGATCCCGCGGCCAGCGAATTCTACGACGACAAGGCAAAGATGTATAATCTCGCGGGCGAGGGACGCAAACTATCGTCTGACGAGATGGTCGACTTCTACGAGCAACTTTCGATGGATTTCCCGATCATATCAATCGAGGATGGCCTCGCCGAGGATGACTGGGACGGATTTGTCAAGATCAACGAGCGCATCGGACACCGTGTCCAGATTGTCGGTGATGATCTGTTCGTCACCAATCCGAAACGTCTCGCAAAGGGTATCGAGCTGAATGCAGCAAACTCCATTCTGATCAAACTGAACCAGATCGGGACTCTCACCGAGACGCTCGACACGATTACGATGGCAAAGCTAAACGGCATGACTGCGGTAGTCTCGCATCGTTCGGGCGAAACGGAAGATACGACAATCTCTGATGTGGTCGTGGCCTCGGCTGCTGGCCAGATAAAGACCGGATCGGGCTGCCGTACAGACAGAATCGCAAAATACAATCAGTTGCTCCGAATCGAAGAAGAACTTGCCGGCACGGCGCATTTTTCGGGGATGTCAGCGTTCTACAACCTGAAATGA
- a CDS encoding septum formation initiator family protein has translation MRKPRQIKDRSPRKLIERLRKKASPYRKYLIRGGVICLVAFISYSFLGGEFGFLNLMRMQRHRNQLQVEKRQLIAEIVDLETRLERIKSDSEYVEKLAREKYGLAKKGEVIIRIPEKLSYTPE, from the coding sequence TTGCGGAAACCGAGACAGATAAAGGATAGATCACCGCGCAAGCTGATCGAACGCCTACGCAAGAAGGCGTCGCCTTACCGGAAATATCTCATACGCGGTGGTGTCATTTGCCTCGTGGCGTTCATATCGTACAGTTTCCTCGGTGGTGAGTTCGGTTTCCTGAACCTTATGCGGATGCAGAGGCACAGGAATCAACTCCAGGTGGAGAAGCGGCAGTTGATTGCTGAAATTGTCGATCTCGAAACCCGCCTGGAGCGAATCAAGTCTGATTCGGAATATGTCGAGAAACTTGCCCGTGAGAAGTATGGCCTCGCCAAAAAGGGCGAAGTCATTATCCGAATACCGGAAAAACTAAGCTACACACCAGAATGA